The sequence below is a genomic window from Bradyrhizobium barranii subsp. barranii.
CGGTCAAATACGAAGAAGTATATCTCCGCGCCTACGACAGCGTGTCCGAGGCGCGAGCGTCAATTGCCAAGTATCTGGCCTTCTACAATCAGGGACGCCCTCACTCGAGCCTTGACGGGCGCACGCCCGACGAGGCTTACTTCGGCACGCAAGCTATGGTGATGGCCGCATGACCGTCGCCGACGGTTTTGTCGTCGCTCTGGTCGGGCTACGCCCTCCCGACGCAACGACAAAACCGTAAAGCCCCGCGTTCAGCATAACCCGGCAGGAATCCACTTAAATCCAGCGGGGCGCTGTCCAAACAACCGGGGCCAGCTCTCTCGGCACCGTGCCGCGCCACTCTCTAGTGGCTTCTACTGAAGCCTAGGCTTGAGACGACGAGAAGCCGATAACCCGGAGATTGACATGAAGAGCGCAACTGCAGACACTCCTAAGGAGCCATCGCGGCCAGATACAACGGACGACCTGCCCTTACCGGTGCTGCCACCTCCCACTATTCAGGGAGAGAAGGCCCCCTTCCCTAACGACAGCGGTAACTACGGCTACCTTTAAGATCATTCTTAACTCCGTTATCGCCTCTCCCGCGAGAGGTGCCCAGTGCACGTTCGTATGGTGTGGCAGGCGGATGATAGCGTTTGATGATCTTGGCACCCTCGCGGCGCTTCTCTTTGAGCTTGAATGACGGCTGGAAGAAGTTCACCAGCAGGCGCGCCGCGGCGTAGAGACGCGCCATCACGCGGGCCGTCTCGACCCCGTCGAAGCGCCCGTATCCGACGAGCCGCCGGACCACCGCGCCGTTCTTCTGCTCCACGAACGCCTGATCGTTCGTTTTGTAGGCACGTGACCGCGTTACCTCGATCTTCTGTGCTCGACACCATGGAACGACGTCGTCGTTCATGAACGCGCTGTCGTTATCGAAGTCGGCGCCACAGATCACCCACGGGAACAGGCCCTGTGTTCGCGTCATCGCTTCCACGACGAGGCTGCCATCGCGTGTCACCAGTGTTCGCCGTCAGCGCCTGTGAGACAAACAGGGGGATTTTGCGGAGGGAGGAGTTCTGGTTCATCGGAGCCATCAGGAGCGAAGATGAACCAGAAATCCAGACCGGGCAAAGCGCCGGCAGACCAAGTGCTAAAGGACATTCGGCGCCAGACCCGCCGGCAGTATTCCGCGGAAGAGAAGATCCGCATAGTGCTGGAGGGATTGCGCGGCGAGGAGAACATCTCCGAGCTTTGCCGCCGAGAAGGCATTGCCGCCTCGATGTATTACGGCTGGTCCAAGGAGTTTCTCGAGGCCGGCAAGCGCCGCCTGGCCGCGACACGGCGCGAGCTGCGACCTCCGGCGAGGTGAAGGACCCCCGCCGGGAGGCCGCCGCCTTGAAGGAGGCCGTCGCCGATCTGACCCTGGAGAACCGTCTGCTCAAAAAAAGTATGAACGGAGATGGGGAGGACGAGGCATGAGGTATCCCGCCTCCGAGAAGGCCGAGATCATCCATTTGGTCGAGCAATCGCACCTTCCGGCCAAGCGCACACTGGACAAGCTCGGGATCCCGCGCGCCACATTCTATCGCTGGTATGATCGCTACCGCGCGGGCGGCGTTGAGGCGCTGGCCGATCATCGGTCTCGACCAGACCGGGTCTGGAACCGCATCCCGGACGATGTGCGGGGCCAGATCATCGACCTGGCGCTGGAGTTACCTGAGCTGTCGCCACGCGAGCTGGCCGTGCGGTTCACCGACGAACGAAAGTACTTTGTATCCGAGGCGTCGGTCTATCGGCTGCTGAAGGCGCATGACCTCATCACCAGCCCGGCCTATGTGGTGATCAAGGCCGCGAACGAGTTCAAGGACAAGACGACGGCCGTCAACCAGCTCTGGCAGACCGACTTCACCTACCTCAAGATCACCGGATGGGGGTGGTACTATCTCTCGACCGTGCTTGACGACTTCTCACGCTACATCGTGGCCTGGAGGCTTGGTCCCACCATGTGCGCTTCCGATGTCACAGCCACCCTCGACCAGGCACTCGCCGCCTCCGGCCTTGACCACATCGCCGTCGCGCACCGGCCAAAGCTTCTCAGCGACAACGGTTCGAGTTACGTCGCGGACGATCTGGCCAAGTGGCTCGACCAGAAGGGCATGCAGCATGTGCGCGGCGCTCCGTACCATCCCCAGACTCAGGGAAAGATCGAGCGCTGGCATCAGACGCTGAAGAACCGCATTCTGCTCGACAACTACTACCTGCCCGGTGATCTCGAACGTCAGGTACGGGCCTTCGTCGAACACTACAATCACGTCCGTTATCATGAGAGCATCGACAACCTCACACCAGCCGATGTCTACTTCGGCAGGGCCGAGGCGATCCTCGCAGAACGAAACCGCATCAAGCGCGACACCATCGCAAACCGCCGCTTGCAGCATCAACTGCAGGTCGCTTAAACTCTAACCCTGATGAGCCAGATGGGGTATTCGGCCTGTTGCTGAGCCCCGCGTTAGCAGGGTGCTGCGCTTCAGGTTGATGATAAACGTGGTCTGTTTTCGAACAGCCACAAGCATCAGACGGAGAAGCGCAGCATGAAACATTACGCTGGA
It includes:
- a CDS encoding transposase family protein, with translation MTRDGSLVVEAMTRTQGLFPWVICGADFDNDSAFMNDDVVPWCRAQKIEVTRSRAYKTNDQAFVEQKNGAVVRRLVGYGRFDGVETARVMARLYAAARLLVNFFQPSFKLKEKRREGAKIIKRYHPPATPYERALGTSRGRGDNGVKNDLKGSRSYRCR